GTACAGGGGACTCGAGCGCGCCACCATGTAGACCCCCGCCGTCACCATGGTGGCCGCGTGGATCAGGGCCGAGACCGGGGTCGGCCCCTCCATGGCATCGGGGAGCCAGACGTAGAGCGGGAGCTGGGCACTCTTTCCCATCGCCCCGACGAACAGGGCCAGGGTGATCCAGGTGACCAGGGACAGCCCCCCCAGCGCGGGCTCGGTGAGCTGCCCGTGCAGCCCCTCGACCTGCTGAAAGACCCCGGCGTACTCGAGGGTGCCAAAGGTGGTCCAGATCAAGAACAGTCCGAGGAGGAATCCCGCATCCCCTACCCGATTCACCACAAAAGCCTTCTCAGCAGCGGCAGCGGCAGCGGGTCTTTCGAACCAGAACCCGATCAAGAGATACGAGCAGAGCCCCACCCCCTCCCAGCCCACGAACAAGAGAAGGAAGTTATCGGCTAAGACCAACAGGAGCATGAAGAAGACAAAGAGATTGAGAAAGGCAAAATACCTTGCGTAATCACGATCCTCCGCCATATATCCCACCGAATAGAGATGGATGAGAAACCCGATCCAGGTCACCACCAGGATCATCACCGCCGACAGGGGGTCGAGGAGGAAGCTCACAGAAACGTTGAAGTCCCCAATACCAATCCAGGTGAAAAGCTCCTGGGACAACTGCCTGTGCTGGAGACCCGTGAGGTGGAAGAAAAGGGCGAGGCTTAACCCAGCAGCAACACCCACGGTGCCGCAGGCCACCAGGCCCACCCAGCGCCGTGAGAGTCGCCGCCCCAGCAGGATGTTCACAAGAAACCCCACCAAGGGCAATGTCGGCACCAGCCAGATAAAATCAGTCATCGAAAATGCCTCGTTCATGGTTCATAGTTCAGGGTTCATGGTTCAGGGATGAGGGATTGGAATGGCCTCGGGCTGTTGCTCTGAACTCTCAACTCTGAACTCTGAACTGTCGCTAGCCCTTGAGGAGGTGGAGCTCGTCCACATAGACCGTCTCCACATTCCGGAAGAGGGCAATGATGATTGCCAAACCCACCACCACTTCCGCAGCTGCCACGGTCATGACAAAAAAGACAAAGACCTGCCCGTCCAGGGAGTGGAGGAACCGGGAAAAGGCCACGAAGCTCAAATTGACCGCGTTGAGCATCAGCTCGATGGACATGAAGATGATCAGGACGTTGCGCCGAGTGGCCACCCCTACCACTCCCACGATGAAGAGGAAGCCGCTCAGCAGCAGGTATGCCCACAATGGGACCATGAATCCTTTACTCCGGCCTGCGTTTGGCCAGGACCAACGCCCCGACCATGGCGCTCAGAAGAATCAACGATGTAAGCTCAAACGGGATCAAATACTCCCGAAACAGGACTCGGGCCACCTCCTGAGTATTTCCAAGGATCCTGAGCGTCTCCACGTCATGAGGGCCCCGCGGTCCCAGGTTGATCTGGGGGCCCACGCCCAAGGCCAGTTCAACCAGGAGGGCTCCTGCCAGGACCAGCCCTAGCACGACTCCGATCCGGTTGAACTGCATGGGATGGTGCTCTTCGGGCCGAAGGTCGAGGAGCA
The nucleotide sequence above comes from Candidatus Methylomirabilota bacterium. Encoded proteins:
- a CDS encoding proton-conducting transporter membrane subunit; this translates as MNEAFSMTDFIWLVPTLPLVGFLVNILLGRRLSRRWVGLVACGTVGVAAGLSLALFFHLTGLQHRQLSQELFTWIGIGDFNVSVSFLLDPLSAVMILVVTWIGFLIHLYSVGYMAEDRDYARYFAFLNLFVFFMLLLVLADNFLLLFVGWEGVGLCSYLLIGFWFERPAAAAAAEKAFVVNRVGDAGFLLGLFLIWTTFGTLEYAGVFQQVEGLHGQLTEPALGGLSLVTWITLALFVGAMGKSAQLPLYVWLPDAMEGPTPVSALIHAATMVTAGVYMVARSSPLY
- the nuoK gene encoding NADH-quinone oxidoreductase subunit NuoK → MVPLWAYLLLSGFLFIVGVVGVATRRNVLIIFMSIELMLNAVNLSFVAFSRFLHSLDGQVFVFFVMTVAAAEVVVGLAIIIALFRNVETVYVDELHLLKG
- a CDS encoding NADH-quinone oxidoreductase subunit J; this translates as MEWVLFLTLALLAGAAALAMVLQRHPVYSALCLILTLFAQGGLYILLHAQLIAFVHIIVYAGAIMVLFLFVIMLLDLRPEEHHPMQFNRIGVVLGLVLAGALLVELALGVGPQINLGPRGPHDVETLRILGNTQEVARVLFREYLIPFELTSLILLSAMVGALVLAKRRPE